TCACTGGTGAAAGAACGTTTTACATTTCAGTTGCCACTCCTTTGCCAACGCTCCAAAAAAAATTACTGTCACGGTTTTTGAGACAAAAACACGTACACTGCGTGACTCGCGCCAGTAATTTTTTTCCCCAAGCTGTGTTACATAATTGAGTATTATAGTTCATTACAAAGCTTTTATATTGTTTTTTTGGTTTTTGCAATGAAGCTATAATATCATTTATGTAAAACAGCCGCCACACCCAACGCGCTTGCCAGTGGCTCCAGGACAACATTTTTAATTGCTTCCTCGCACCGGCCTGCAATAAAAAATGCTGCCCTTCGCCACTGTCATTAACAACGTTCGCCATTTCATAAGAACTTTTACTGAACTACCTAGTTTCAAGGACGTTCACGGTCACTGTTTTTAGCAACTTGATGTTTAAAGCGGTGAGTATTTGCATTGTTTTTGTGCGTGTTGCAAATTGCTTATCAACTCTATTTCTAACATTCACGACATAGGAATAAGCAATTTACAACACCCACAAAATCAAGAGAAGCCAGCAAGAGTGTGGTTTTTTATTTGCCAGAAAACAAGCAGTAATTGCTTCAGCGGAAAAGCCGATGCCATACCGTTCCTAAATATAACTCTGACCAGCCCGAAGCATCTTTTTTCTTTCAAGTCTATGGCACCAGCTTTTCCACTAAAGCAATCAGAAACACCCCAGTAAGCAAATAAAAAACCACACACTTGCTTTGAGCTGCTGCCGACGCACTACGTATTATTTTTTCATTGTTTTTGTAAGTATTGAAAATCACTTGAAAACCTGTACCATAAAATTAAAAACCTCCGTAAAGTGATTTTCAATACCCACAAAATCAAGTCCACGAAAGAGTGTGGATTTTTAAAACAGAAAAATAATTGGAATGGATTTGATATTTCTTTTTTCTGTTTTAAAAATCCACACCCTTTCCGAAGACGCCCTTCTATCTCATTAACGTTTTCAATCTGTCTTAAATAGAAACACCTCGGTCAAAAAGAAAATAAAAAAATAAATAAAAGAAAGTAAAGGTAAGCTCCAGTTTCAAGAAAAGAAAGTTCAAGCCTACGGTTTTCAATAAAATCTCCACCCTACGTTTTCGTTTCGCTACAACATTTGATTAAACTCAAAAACCCACTTCCGAACAACTTTATCGTAAAAAGCCGGGTAGTATTTTCTTGAAAAAACTTGCTTTTCTTGAAACCTCCACTTGTGAGATGACTTTCTTTTTTTTCTTTTTTTTTCTTTTAAAAATTTTAAGTGTGGCGAGTTCAACGAGGCACATCCCTTAAATCCGAAGCTATGACCAATTTTATCATCAAAACCCACCGAAAAGACACTCTTTACAACAAACCCCATTTATTCGTCCTTAACAGGGGTATGAACAGCGGGAAGCCCCAAAAAGAGCAGTTCACAAATAGTTTTGTCATCATTTTTGAGAAAGAAGAAGATTGCGAAAACCTATTTTTTGTGGCGTATAGTTTATGGCAAACAAAATTCTGGCACCAGTTTTTAATTGGTTCAGTAATTCCTTTTTTACGCCTTCTAGACTTCAAAAAAGAATTCAATCCACAGGCCAGTTTGATGATGGTGGAACACGAGCAGCATCTAAAAAATGTGGCAGCACTCAAACTTCTGGAGAAAAAAGAAAAGCAATATAAAGAGGATATGATGCTCATAAATGACATCCGTAAAGCCATTTTGTACCGCTATTGCAGAAAATAATTTTTATTAACCTAAATGATCTATACTATGAAACTGTTCATTCTATACCAAACCGATATTTGGAAAAGTAAAATATCAAGAGTCTTTTTCGGAATATTTGACAGCAGACCAAAAGCCATTGACTGCGCAAAATATAACGGATTATATTGCCCGAATGCAAAAGTAGTTATCGAAGAAGTGACCTTGAATATCTTCGAAGAAATCTAAACCAAAAAAGCCAGGTCTCACGACTTGGCTTTCTTAGTTAGTCCGGAAAAGGTTACCAATCATAACCGAACTATTTATTTTTAGATTTTGTCAACCATTTTAAAAGGAGCGAAACCATAAAACTAGCAGTGGCTCCCACGACCGCTAAGATAATTGTTTTTGCAATATCTTCCGAAAGAATATTGGGCAAAATGCTCAAAAATGTTCCGGATACGGTTCCAGCTCGGAGGGATAAATTAGTCTCCATCTCTCGATTTATTTTGGTTTTCTTCAGCTACTGTCATTTGGCTAACTGCCGAAATAACCCCACCTGCCACTGCCATATAACCGGCAACAGTTACCACCGTTACAGGCAAAACAATAGGTGCTGCCACAATTGTTCCACTGATGGCCAACAAAGCCAAACCAATACTTCTCAAAATCTTGAAAAACTTTGGTGTGGGTGCATTTATTCTTTCAACTAATTTCATTTTTTAATATTTTTTGTCATTCCCGTGAAAACGAGAATTAAGATTTAACAATCAATTCAACACTTTCTTTACTATCCAAAGCTTTATAAACCAAGGCTTTTAATTGGACAAAAGCTTTTCGAGACATAAGACCTAAACCTGGTCCTGAAAGTTTCATTACTGGAGCAATACAACCGTTTAATTCTCGTAAAGCATTATTTGCTGGATGAAATAGAATTAAGCTTCTGTTTTTTACATTAATAATTTCCAAATGCCATTCAAATTTCTTGCTGTATCGCTTTTTTATAAAATATTTCCCTTCCGGAATACAGGAAACCTTCGTTTCGTTTTTCTTCCAAGGCAATTCAATGGTATTGCAAATGAATTTACCCTCGCATTCGAGTTTACCATTTGTTCCATCGGGGAAATAAGTTCTTGACAGCCTTAAAACCATCTTACAATCCGCTCACCTGCACCAATGCCAATGGGTTGTAAGCACCGTTTTTCAAGGCGTACATTTGTCCATTAACTTCTTGGTAAAATTCAACTCCTAAAGCCAAAAATAATGGTTTGGTACTGTTTGGAGTCACGGCATTTACTTGGTTAATGACAACAGTTGCCACACCATCCCAAGGAAGGATTGCAGTTTCAGAATGTGCTTCCACAAAAGTTTCTGCTTCAAAATCAATCTCGGCACCAGCTGAAATGATTTTAAAATGCGTTGTTCCTGTAGGAGCAGCAATCATATTCGCCGGAATAAATGGATCAATATCAACAGTGATATCGCCAGACACACGGTCAATTGCTCCCACAAATGGTGCAAATAAACTGGTGCCCAGTTTTCCCCTGATGTTGAATTCAAAACCGGCAAGCAATTCCGCTTCGCCATCAATCACGTTTCTCAACCCTCTCAAACTGGTTACGTCCGCCTGGATCACTTTGACCATCGCTTGAGTCAATCTACTCACCATTCTGCCATCGGCAGAATTCAAGAGCAAAGCTCTCAAGGAGGTCCTCAAAATCTTGCCGGCTTTCCCGGCTCTTCCAAATTCGGAACCGTTCTCACGTGTTCTTTGGAATGCTGGATCGCTCGCAATTCTACTCGCGTCGATTCCCCCCTTTTCACGAGCCAAATGCCCGTCTTGGGTTTTGTAAAAAGTAATATCTCCAATAGTACCTTTTAATTTAATTATGCCTTTCTGTCTTGCCATAATTTCTAAAATTTAGATTAATAATTGCTCTAAATCATCTTTCTGTTGCAACATCTTCCGATTGATTTCGAAACAAATTTTAGTCAATTAAACAGAATAAAAAAGCAAGGACAGTTCCATATGTCGCAAAGTGACACAAATGGCTTAAATCGACATAAATTGCTATTTAAAAGCATCCTAAACCAATGTAAATTGCAGAAGAAATTTATATTTCAAAAAAAGTTACTTTTGTATAACCTTAAACATTGCTTACCTGCAAGTTTAAGCTAATCAAAGCCTAGTCAAAGGCATAGATAGTGTATGAAAATTGAAAAACAGAGGGTTTGCATCTATCCGAAAGACATACAGCGCATAACAGGCAAGAGTTATCGCCAAAGCACCAGATTAATGCAAAAAGTAAAAACTGACCTCAACAAGCTCGAAAATGAGTTTTTAACTATCGAAGAGTTTTGTTTGTATGCGGGATTAAAATATGAACAAGTAGCTCACTTAATTTTTGGTTAAATTTTGAAAAATATAGCAATCAATATTTTATCCAAACGGAACAGAAATGGTATTAAGCAACTAGTTCAATTTTTAGTATTCTTTTATTCAAATCGCCTTGTTTTATTAGATTTTATTCGTACTTTTACTACTCACAATTTAATGTAATTAATTACGATTAAAAAGGGGGTAAATTCGGTTACCCAAAAATAATTTAACTTATATCACTCTGGTTAACAACAATATAGAATGAGCAATTAAATCCCTCTTTCTCCGCTGAAAGCCCCTCAAAGAGGGGCTTTTTACATTTCAATTCTTTTCTTTTTTTACAAAATCCTATATTTTACGGCACCTAAGAGTTAGTTTGAATTAAGTTATTCAAAAATGAGTAATATCATTTTATACTTTAAATCTCATTCGACAGGTACCCTATTTGGTACCCTATGATGATGTCAAATAAATTAGGGTACCAAAAGTTGGCAATTGCCAACTATAGCTTGAGCTTGGGAACTTTCAAAAGTAGTTTTGTATAAAAAAAAAACAAAAACTTATGAAAAAATTGAAAGTGAGCTTCTATCTTAAAGGAGACAAAAAAAACCAAAATGGTGAAACTGCTATTTATGGAAAAATTTATTTGGGAAATGTTTATTCTACATTTTCAACTTCAAAACACATCCTACAGGAACGATGGGAAAAAACAAACAGCCTAAGAAAACCAGTTAGAATGGATAACGAAATCAATTTAAAAAACTACTTAAAATCACTAAGTGATTCAATAGAAGAAAAATATATTGATTTACTTAAAACTTACAATGGAAATGAAGATATAACTCCTTTGTTTTTAAAGAACTTTTGTTTCAATGAAAGAACTGAAAAGAAGATAACACTTTTAGAAATAGTTAAAAATCATAACGAATACTTTAAAAAACAAGTTAAAAAGGGTGACCGTGCAGATGGCTCCCTAGAAAAATATGAGCGTATGGGTGACGTTATTACTGATTACTTAAATTCCAAATTGAAAGTGAAAGATATAGAATTTGATAAGATAACTAGAAAATTTGTTTTTGGTTTTGATGAATTTTTGCGATTTGAACGAAGACATGGAAGTAAAACTGGGTTAGCCAACAACACAACAGTTAAATACATCCGAAATATATCATCAATGGTAAGTCATGCAAAAAAAATGGGACTAGTCGCAGAAAATCCATTTTCGATTTATGATAAAAAATTGAACGAAGTTGAAACAACATTTTTAACTTTAGAAGAGCTAAACAGTATTGAAAATAAAGTTTTTTCAAACAGAAGATTAGATGTAACTCGTGATTTATTTTTATTTAGTTGTTATACAAGCTATGCCCCTGTTGACGTTATGAATTTACGAAAAGGTAATTATACCTTAGATGAGGATTGCGATAAATGGTTAAAAACGAAGCGTCAAAAAACAAATGTGAGAACCAATGTACTTGTTATACCTCCACTTAAAAGGATTATTGAAAAATACAAAGATGACCCAGAATGTATTGAAGATAATAGATTAGTACCAAATAGAAGTAATAGTAACATGAATGCCTATCTAAAAGAGATTGCTGATTTATGTAATATTGATAAAAATTTAACATGGTACGTTGGTCGCCATACATTTGCAACTACTGTAGCATTGGCAAATGATATACCTATGGAGATTATTAGTCAAATCATGGGGCATAAACGAATAACTCAAACACAACATTATGCTAAGTTGATGGACACCTCTGTTAAAAAGCACATGAAGGGTTTATACAGTAATTTTGAATAAATCATTATATTTGAAATCCGCTATTATAGCGGATTTCATTTTTTAAACTAACATTATGGATTATTACACCGAAATTAAAGTATGTATTAAAGAAATTGGTCAAGCAAAAATTGAGTTCCAGACAAATACAAAAGATTATACTTTCAACGGTAAGCCCCCTAGAGATATTCCTCAAGACCGATATACCAAACTAAATGAGCTATTTGAATCCTATCTTTCAAATTACATTAGACAAAATTGTAAGGTTGAAGATATTATTAAACTTATTACAATCACAAAAGAGACAATCCAACAGTTGAAGCTGTCAGGAGATAATCATAGAGTTAATTTTTTACTTTCAAGAAGTAAAAATGAGTTATCAGAAACAGCAACTTTTAACCATGATGATATTAATTCAATAATCTCAACTCAAAAATTAGTATTGAGTAAAATACTTAATCATTTATATGAAAAAATTGATTATCTCAATTCAAGTATAGATAACGAATTAATAGGTGATATAGATAATGAAGACCTAAGCTCTAGTGAAACAGATACGAGCGATATACCATTTAAACATATTGGACGTGCTACATTTAAACTAAATAAAAAGGAATCTCTAATGTTATTATATATTTTAGAACAGGAACATCTTTTAGAGTTTGAATCAATTGAACATAGACGCTTGTTTATAGAGAGTAATTTCAACTTTACCGAAACAAGAAATAATGCAAACCAAGGAAATCCTTTTCCTATGAAAGGTATTAGTAGTGAACTATCTGATTTTAGTAGTTATTCAGAAAGAGCTTCAAACAATAAGACATTAGAAAAACTATTAAAAAAGCTCAACGAAACAATTCATCTTTTTGAATTTAAAAAATAAAGTTGGCAATTGCCAACTATAACTTGACGCTAGCAACTTCTGAAAGTACTTTTGCAGTATAAATTTTAATATATATACTATGAGGTACTTAGAAAATGAATCAGAGCCAATAATAAAGCTCCTAGAGGAAATCAAATCTAAATTTGATACAATTCGACAACCAAAAAAATACTATCGTAATAGCGATTTAAAAGAGTTATTTGGGTTGAGTGATAACACCATACTGACTTATCGTGATAAAAATATTTTACCCTTTTCTAAAATGGGTGAAATCTATTATTATCCAATCGCTGAAATTGAAAACCTTTTGTCAAAAAACAGTAATTTCGATTTGTTTGGTAATCGCTACTAACGAATAGGTGCAACACTACTACCTATTTAACTACTCAAAATCCAGTATGCTATGATTGATTTTATAGTAAACTGCCAGAAAAAATAAAAAGAATTGCTTCATAGTGCAGTTTTTTTCAAAGTTTCACATATTTATAATAAACGAACCAAAATAACGACTGGGACAACCTTATCCCTCTTGACCTTATTATATCCAATAACCAATGAAAAAACAGTATAACCAATTATTAAACGAATCAAATAAGAAAAGAAGTAACATTTACTACCAACTTAACCAACTAACAGAAATTACGGGGTTAAGCCCAAGAATGCTTAAATACAAAATGCTTAAAGTAAAAGACAAGTATGAAAGCGTAACCAATTTATTAAAAAAAGAAGGTAGAAATTGGCAAATACATCATTCAATTATAAATGAGTTTATGCCAATTAATAAACGAAAAAATAGTAATGAAAAAAATTACGATTGGAAAAGTTTTGTTAGTTGGAACCCCTATAAAAACTATGATTGCGATTACCATTTTGAATTGATTAAAGAAATGAAATCCAATCTTCCAGAGATTACGATAAAATATACCATAGAACTCGATGGAAGAGGTTTTAATCACGTTCATTTCATTTCCGATGCTTCGGTACCAGATATAAAAATGATGGTTGACAGAGTGATTTCGAAATATTTCTCATGGTATGAAATATCTTATCAAGTAAGCAAAATTAATAACAAATACAGTAGCATAAGCTACACTCAAAAGGCTCCAGTAAAAATTGGAACCCTATAATAACAAACAACTAAAAATTAAAAAAATGGAACAAGTAACAGACTTAAACCACAGCCCAAAACTAAAAGAATTACTTAAATTACATGTGTCAAGAATGTATGAAGAAGAAGCCCAGTTCGATGATTGGCATCTATTTGAAGAGTATATCTGGTTAAGAAACAACAACCAATTAGACGAACTTTTTCAAGAAGAGTATTTAATAAACCGATTGAACCATGAACGATAAAACCACACAAGATAAAATTGCAATAACTCAAACACAATTGAACCTTGAAGATGACTTTATAGTAAAACAGGAGTTACAAAAAAAACTAAAAAAGTTACAACTACAAAAAGAGATAGAAGGTATTAAAAGGCGTATTGAGCAACTGGAGTGACTTCCTCCCTCCCTACTCAAAATAAAAAGTAAAATATTGCTGTTACCTTCCTCGATATAGCTATAATCAACCTCTTTATTTTTTAGTATATAATTAGATTCAAAAAAATTTCTATAATTTTTTTAGCTTAAATTAAGGTTCCTTTTTACCCCCACACTAGCAACCTTTTATTATAAAATGGATAAGTATAAATATTGTTTTAAACAACCAACGACATGGATTCCTTTTAAGCTATTCGTGAAGTGTTTTAAATAAAATGCTCGTAATTATTACGAGCATTTTTGTTTTAGTAGTACTCTATTAATAATAATTGCATTTTATTATTATTATAGATATTTTACAAATTTATAATTGCCTATTTTTGAAGTTTAAAATTCAATTCTGATATAAATGAATAAATCCCAAATAGAAAAAAATGTTGATGAATTAGTACAATCATTCGATAAAGAAAACTTTATTTATGATTTACTAGTAGCTTATGGCATTTCAAAAACATCTATAACACGTTTGAAGAAAGGCGATTTCAATTTATCAAAAATTGAAGGAGAGGTTTTATATAAAAAGAAAGTGTTTTTTAAAGAAGTTGCAACGGATAAACTTTTTGCAACTATAGATGAATTAACAAAAAACGAAGAAGACTTAAAACACAATCCTCGTTTTGTTATTGTCACCGACTATAAAACATTATTAGCCAAAGATACCAGAACAGGATTAACTCTGGATACCCCAATTTTAGAAATCAATAAACGCTATGATTTCTTTTTGCCTTGGGCAGGTCAAGAAAAATACCAATCTAAAAACGAGAATCATGCTGACAGAAAAGCCTCTTATGAGATGGCTAAATTATATGATATTTTGGTTCACGAAAACCCAGATATTTATGAGGATGGCGGACATAATTTAAACATTTTTTTATCTCGTTTGTTGTTTTGTTTTTTCGCAGAGGATACAGGGATTTTTGAAGAAGAAGGAATTTTCACAAATACATTAGCACAACACACCAAACCAGATGGTAGTGATGTTAATTCGTTTTTAGACCGTTTGTTTAAAGTTTTAAATACCAAAGATAATAGCAACGAACCAACCTATTTGCAAGCGTTTCCTTATGTAAACGGTGGTTTATTCAGAGATACTATAGTTTCACCAAAGTTTTCGTTAAAGGCTAGAAAAATTATTTTAGAATGTGGTGATTTGAATTGGAGCGAAATCAACCCAGATATATTTGGTTCAATGATACAGGCAGTAGTAAATCCAGAATACCGAAGCGGTCTAGGGATGCACTATACTTCTGTGCCTAATATAATGAAGGTGATTGAACCATTGTTTCTTAATAAATTACGTGAAGAGTTTGAAAAAAGCAAAGGCAGACCAAGCCAATTACGAAAGCTAATTTACAGAATTTCTAAAATAAAATGTTTTGACCCCGCTTGTGGTAGCGGTAACTTTTTAATTATTGCATATAAAGAACTAAGAGCTCTAGAAATCGAAATTTTACAGGACATTTACAATACAGAAAGCCAAGTATCTATTGTTTTTACCGAAATTAAACTTTCTCAATTTTACGGTATTGAGTTAGACGATTTCGCACACGAAATGGCCATATTATCACTTTGGTTGGCTGAGCATCAAATGAATAAAATATTTATTGATGAATTACATGATTATGGAAGGGCTAAACCTATTTTACCATTAAAAGAGGCGGGTAATATTACACTAGGAAATGCAACACGTTTAGATTGGAAAACAATTTGTCCTATAACTAATGTTGATGAAATATATATATTAGGAAATCCTCCATATCTTGGTGGAAAATCTCAATCTAAAGAACAAAAGGAAGATATGAATATAGCTTTTGAAAGAGAGAAAAAAATCGGAGAGCTTGATTATATTTCTTGTTGGTTTATTAAAGCATCTAATTATATCAAAAACTTATCAAGTTTTGCTTTTGTTACAACTAACTCAATTTGTCAAGGCTCTCAAGTTCAACAATTATGGCCTAAAATTTACAATAATAATCAAGAAATATTCTTTGCTTATGAACCATTTAAATGGACAAATAATGCGAAAAATAATGCGGGAGTAGTTGTTACAATTATTGGAATAAGAGATAATTCAACAAATGAAAAATATATCATAAATGAAAAATTAAAGAGAAATGTAAATAATATAAGTCCATATATAACAGACGGAAGTAAATCGATTATTTATCAAAGTTTAAAACCTATTTCAAAGTTACCTCAAATGTTAACTGGAAATAGTCCTTATGATGGAGGTTTTCTATTATTAAGTGATGAAGAAAAAAACATTATTACTAATCAATTCCCAAATATTGATATGTTTTTCAAACGAATACATGGGTCGTATGATTTTATTAATTCTGAAATCAGATGGTGTATTTGGTTAAATGAAGAAAATTATGATGAAGCAGTTAAATATGATTTTATTAAAGACAGAATTGAAAAAACTTTAGCTTTTAGAAAAAAAGGGGGAGATGTTGCAAGAGGTTTAGTTAATCGCCCTCATCAATTTAGATATACTCATGAGGCCTTAAATAATTTAATTATTATACCAAGAGTATCTTCAGAAAGAAGAAAATATATTCCTTTTGGATTTTTGAGTTCTGATTTTATTGTGTCTGATTCTGCACAAGTTATTTATGACCCAGAGCCATTTATATTAGGAGTTTTATCATCTTATTTACATATGTTATGGGTGAGAATTACTGGTGGATATTTAGGAACAAGTATAAGATATTCATCAGGGCTATGTTATAATACTTTTCCTTTTCCGAATATTTCGGATAAACAAAAAGAACAAATCAATTTACATGTGTTTGAAGTATTAGATGAACGAGCTAAATACTCAGAAAAAACATTAGCTCAACTATATGACCCAGATAAAATGCCAAAGGGTTTAAAAGATGCTCACCATGAATTAGACCTTGCCATAGAAAGATGTTATCGTTTAAAACCTTTTGAAAGTGATGTTGAGCGTTTAGAATACCTGTTTAAAATGTATGAAGAAATGACTACTAAAAACAGTTTGTTTCAAAAAGAAAAGAAAACCAAGAAAGCCAATTAATTATGCCAGATATAGTTCACGTACAATACAACCAAACAGGTAAAAGCAAAAAAACCAATGAGTTTGGGATGAGAGAAATGCAGGAAAGAGCTTTTGAAGCACGAACTGCTCAATATCTTTTAATCAAAGCCCCACCCGCTTCTGGTAAATCAAGAGCTTTAATGTTTATTGGTTTAGATAAATTAATCAATCAAGGCGTTAAGAAAGTTATTGTTGCTGTTCCAGAGCGTTCTATTGGTAGTTCATTTTCAATTACCGATTTAAAAAAAGATGGCTTTTTTGCTAATTGGGAACCAAACGATATATACAATCTTTGCACACCAGGTGGTGAATCTAGTAAAGTAAAAGCTTTTAATAATTTTCTTGAAAGCGATGAAAAGATTTTGATTTGTACCCATGCTACTTTGCGATTTGCTTGTGAAGGTGTTGATGAAAACGTATTCAACGATTGTGTAATTGCTATTGATGAGTTTCATCACGTTTCGGCAGATGGTAATAATAGATTGGGAGAAGTTTTACGTTCAATAATGGCAAAGTCTAAAGCACATATTGTGGCCATGACTGGTTCCTATTTTCGTGGAGACAGTGTTCCAGTTTTATTACCAGAATTAGAAGCTCAATTTACCAAAGTAACTTATAATTACTATGAACAATTAAATGGCTATGAGCATCTAAAATCTTTAGGTATTGGTTACCATTTTTATCAAGGGAAATACACCTCTGCAATTGATGAAATATTAGATGAAAGCAAAAAAACTATTGTACATATTCCAAGTGTTAATTCTGGTGAATCAGAAAAAGACAAATACGAAGAGGTAAATAGAATAGTTGATAGTTTAGGAGATTTAGAATATCAAGATTCTTCAACAGGGGTAATGTTTGTTCGTAGTAGAAAAACAGGAAACCTTTTAAAAGTTGCCGATTTAGTAAATGACAATCAAAAAGAAAGAGATAAAATTCAAGAGTATTTAAGAGTATCAAATAATGCTGATGATGTAGATATTATAATTGCACTAGGAATGGCAAAAGAAGGTTTTGATTGGCCTTTTTGCGAACATGCCTTAACAGTAGGCTACAGAGGTTCATTAACTGAAATTATTCAAATTATAGGTAGATGTACCAGAGATAGTGAAAATAAATCTCATGCTCAATTTACAAATGTTATCGCTCAACCAGATGCTGAAGATGGAGAGGTGAAATTATCTGTAAATAATATGCTTAAAGCTATTACCGCATCACTATTGATGGAGCAGGTATTAGCACCAAATTTTAAATTTAAGCCTAAGTTCCCAGATGAGGATGAATCAGATGATGATGATGAGACTATTAGAATTAGAGGTTTTAAAAAACCTACATCACAAAGGGTTAAGGATATTGTAGAATCTGATATTAACGATTTAAAAGCTAAGATTTTACAAGATGATAAAATGGCTAAAGCATTACCTGGTAATGTTGACCCAGAGGTAATCAATACCGTTTTAATTCCAAAAATAATTCGTGAAACGTATCCAGATTTATCAGAGGAACAAGTAGAAGAAGTTAGGCAATATGTAGTAGTTGATTCTGTTGTTAAAAATAGTACAATTGAAACACAAGGCGATAAACGATTTATAAGAATGGCGGATAGCTTTGTTAATATTGATGACATAAATATTGATTTAATTGACCAGATAAACCCATTCCAAAAAGCATTTGAAATATTATCTAAATCAGTAACTGCATCTGTATTTAAAGCAATTCAAGAAACAATTGATGCTACAAGAATTGAAATGACTGAGGAGGAAGCTATTGTTTTGTGGCCAAAAATAAAAAATTGGGTTGCACAAACAGGAGAACAGCCAAGTATTCAATCCTTTGACCCACAAGAAAGAAGATTAGCAGAAGCAATTATATTTTTG
This region of Flavobacterium lacustre genomic DNA includes:
- a CDS encoding DUF6943 family protein, translated to MTNFIIKTHRKDTLYNKPHLFVLNRGMNSGKPQKEQFTNSFVIIFEKEEDCENLFFVAYSLWQTKFWHQFLIGSVIPFLRLLDFKKEFNPQASLMMVEHEQHLKNVAALKLLEKKEKQYKEDMMLINDIRKAILYRYCRK
- a CDS encoding DUF5675 family protein gives rise to the protein MVLRLSRTYFPDGTNGKLECEGKFICNTIELPWKKNETKVSCIPEGKYFIKKRYSKKFEWHLEIINVKNRSLILFHPANNALRELNGCIAPVMKLSGPGLGLMSRKAFVQLKALVYKALDSKESVELIVKS
- a CDS encoding site-specific integrase, whose amino-acid sequence is MKKLKVSFYLKGDKKNQNGETAIYGKIYLGNVYSTFSTSKHILQERWEKTNSLRKPVRMDNEINLKNYLKSLSDSIEEKYIDLLKTYNGNEDITPLFLKNFCFNERTEKKITLLEIVKNHNEYFKKQVKKGDRADGSLEKYERMGDVITDYLNSKLKVKDIEFDKITRKFVFGFDEFLRFERRHGSKTGLANNTTVKYIRNISSMVSHAKKMGLVAENPFSIYDKKLNEVETTFLTLEELNSIENKVFSNRRLDVTRDLFLFSCYTSYAPVDVMNLRKGNYTLDEDCDKWLKTKRQKTNVRTNVLVIPPLKRIIEKYKDDPECIEDNRLVPNRSNSNMNAYLKEIADLCNIDKNLTWYVGRHTFATTVALANDIPMEIISQIMGHKRITQTQHYAKLMDTSVKKHMKGLYSNFE
- a CDS encoding helix-turn-helix domain-containing protein — its product is MRYLENESEPIIKLLEEIKSKFDTIRQPKKYYRNSDLKELFGLSDNTILTYRDKNILPFSKMGEIYYYPIAEIENLLSKNSNFDLFGNRY
- a CDS encoding class I SAM-dependent DNA methyltransferase; amino-acid sequence: MNKSQIEKNVDELVQSFDKENFIYDLLVAYGISKTSITRLKKGDFNLSKIEGEVLYKKKVFFKEVATDKLFATIDELTKNEEDLKHNPRFVIVTDYKTLLAKDTRTGLTLDTPILEINKRYDFFLPWAGQEKYQSKNENHADRKASYEMAKLYDILVHENPDIYEDGGHNLNIFLSRLLFCFFAEDTGIFEEEGIFTNTLAQHTKPDGSDVNSFLDRLFKVLNTKDNSNEPTYLQAFPYVNGGLFRDTIVSPKFSLKARKIILECGDLNWSEINPDIFGSMIQAVVNPEYRSGLGMHYTSVPNIMKVIEPLFLNKLREEFEKSKGRPSQLRKLIYRISKIKCFDPACGSGNFLIIAYKELRALEIEILQDIYNTESQVSIVFTEIKLSQFYGIELDDFAHEMAILSLWLAEHQMNKIFIDELHDYGRAKPILPLKEAGNITLGNATRLDWKTICPITNVDEIYILGNPPYLGGKSQSKEQKEDMNIAFEREKKIGELDYISCWFIKASNYIKNLSSFAFVTTNSICQGSQVQQLWPKIYNNNQEIFFAYEPFKWTNNAKNNAGVVVTIIGIRDNSTNEKYIINEKLKRNVNNISPYITDGSKSIIYQSLKPISKLPQMLTGNSPYDGGFLLLSDEEKNIITNQFPNIDMFFKRIHGSYDFINSEIRWCIWLNEENYDEAVKYDFIKDRIEKTLAFRKKGGDVARGLVNRPHQFRYTHEALNNLIIIPRVSSERRKYIPFGFLSSDFIVSDSAQVIYDPEPFILGVLSSYLHMLWVRITGGYLGTSIRYSSGLCYNTFPFPNISDKQKEQINLHVFEVLDERAKYSEKTLAQLYDPDKMPKGLKDAHHELDLAIERCYRLKPFESDVERLEYLFKMYEEMTTKNSLFQKEKKTKKAN
- a CDS encoding DEAD/DEAH box helicase — encoded protein: MPDIVHVQYNQTGKSKKTNEFGMREMQERAFEARTAQYLLIKAPPASGKSRALMFIGLDKLINQGVKKVIVAVPERSIGSSFSITDLKKDGFFANWEPNDIYNLCTPGGESSKVKAFNNFLESDEKILICTHATLRFACEGVDENVFNDCVIAIDEFHHVSADGNNRLGEVLRSIMAKSKAHIVAMTGSYFRGDSVPVLLPELEAQFTKVTYNYYEQLNGYEHLKSLGIGYHFYQGKYTSAIDEILDESKKTIVHIPSVNSGESEKDKYEEVNRIVDSLGDLEYQDSSTGVMFVRSRKTGNLLKVADLVNDNQKERDKIQEYLRVSNNADDVDIIIALGMAKEGFDWPFCEHALTVGYRGSLTEIIQIIGRCTRDSENKSHAQFTNVIAQPDAEDGEVKLSVNNMLKAITASLLMEQVLAPNFKFKPKFPDEDESDDDDETIRIRGFKKPTSQRVKDIVESDINDLKAKILQDDKMAKALPGNVDPEVINTVLIPKIIRETYPDLSEEQVEEVRQYVVVDSVVKNSTIETQGDKRFIRMADSFVNIDDINIDLIDQINPFQKAFEILSKSVTASVFKAIQETIDATRIEMTEEEAIVLWPKIKNWVAQTGEQPSIQSFDPQERRLAEAIIFLKEQRRKAKANE